The proteins below come from a single Candidatus Eisenbacteria bacterium genomic window:
- a CDS encoding TauD/TfdA family dioxygenase, whose translation MSTSPPTSQLHVDRRPGKPPMLQAEATGGAPRWAAEHRDALRALVVEHGSLLVRGLGLRDAAETEAVFRQLGGLMTEREAFAPRRSYANGVYSSSKWPPNQPMCMHHELSYALQVPGLMLFACLMAPTAGGATPVADSPTVLHALPAELVERFERVGWLLIRNYNDDIGASIAGAFGTDDRSAVESYCRANAIRFEWQPDGALRTWQRRSAVMAHPLTSRRCWFNQIAFLSEWTIEPEVREYLVDICGEDGLPFNTRFGDGDPIGADVVQVINQVYEANTVREPWQSGDLMLVDNIRTAHGREPFQGPREVLVAMADAMHLADCSLTTEVTGK comes from the coding sequence ATGTCGACCTCACCCCCGACCTCACAGCTCCACGTGGACCGGCGACCTGGAAAACCGCCGATGCTCCAAGCCGAGGCAACCGGCGGCGCGCCGCGCTGGGCGGCGGAGCACCGCGACGCGCTGCGCGCCCTCGTCGTCGAGCACGGTTCCCTCCTCGTTCGCGGTCTCGGGCTGCGCGACGCGGCCGAGACCGAGGCGGTCTTTCGGCAGCTGGGCGGCCTGATGACCGAGCGGGAGGCGTTCGCGCCGCGGCGAAGCTACGCGAACGGCGTGTACTCCTCGTCGAAGTGGCCCCCCAACCAGCCCATGTGCATGCACCACGAGCTCAGCTATGCGCTCCAGGTCCCCGGCCTCATGCTGTTCGCCTGCCTCATGGCGCCAACGGCCGGGGGCGCTACCCCGGTGGCCGACTCGCCGACCGTGCTTCACGCGCTCCCCGCCGAGCTGGTCGAGCGTTTCGAGAGGGTGGGCTGGCTCCTGATCCGGAACTACAACGACGACATCGGGGCGTCGATCGCCGGAGCGTTCGGGACCGACGACCGCTCCGCCGTCGAGAGTTACTGTCGTGCCAACGCGATCCGGTTCGAGTGGCAACCCGACGGCGCATTGCGCACCTGGCAGCGCCGCAGCGCGGTTATGGCTCACCCGCTCACCAGCCGGCGGTGCTGGTTCAACCAGATCGCCTTCCTCAGCGAGTGGACGATCGAGCCGGAGGTGCGCGAGTACCTCGTGGACATCTGCGGTGAGGACGGATTGCCGTTCAATACCCGCTTCGGCGATGGCGACCCGATCGGCGCGGATGTCGTGCAGGTGATCAACCAAGTCTATGAGGCAAACACCGTACGCGAGCCTTGGCAGTCCGGCGACCTGATGCTCGTGGACAACATCCGCACCGCGCACGGCAGGGAGCCCTTCCAGGGGCCACGCGAAGTGCTCGTCGCGATGGCCGACGCGATGCACCTGGCCGACTGCTCGCTGACGACCGAGGTGACCGGCAAGTGA
- a CDS encoding amino acid adenylation domain-containing protein, which produces MLLAGPFTVLPRWTREPATGVGEHESRIPDELVAALRRLADELGVSFSSVLLTAHAKVLAALSGEREVSTGYVAPQGRSPLLCRMTTEPHSWRAMLLETHRAEVELLSHADFAVEDLGRELGLTQPLFETVFDPTAAARGELAEGTVLRVGIEERDGIVIRLRHRTDVLDAECAMRIAGYHITALAWVAADPDAEHARQSLLSGEELRFHLDGLAGPRRKLPDRRVHELFEERVRAHPDAIAAVHGDRHWTYRQLNGGANQLARALLARGLGREGIVAVATERNLDWMAAVLAIFKAGGAYLPIEPRFPADRIARMLSRAGCRLVVTERGSTATLDRALESMSGVQTLYVDTVHEENHADVDLGVRVFADQLAYVYFTSGSTGEPKGVMCEHAGMLNHVCAKIHDLGIGEGDVVAQTAPQCFDISLWQLVSALLVGGRTLLVEQEAVLDAERFLDRIVGGRVAVVQVVPSYLEVVLSYLTLRPRELPDLRCVSVTGEAVKKELVQRWFATQPAIKLVNAYGLTETSDDTNHEVMDRAPDRERVPLGRPIHNVHVYVVDQHMSPVPLGAPGEIVFSGVCVGRGYINDSERTRRAFMADPHREGRRLYRSGDYGRWLPEGKLEFLGRRDTQVKISGFRIEIGEIENTLLRLHGVRDCAVVVTGRVDQGRRLLAFYSGERPLDANALRDRLSESLPEYMVPSAFHWRRELPLTENGKIDRKALTALAGELDVAEQDRDGPGTATEQRLAAAWAEVLGIAKYEIGRRDHFFDLGGTSLSALKLVITLDRAVSLKDLTDHPILADLATLIDGRAERRSQNGSA; this is translated from the coding sequence ATGCTTCTCGCCGGTCCGTTCACCGTGCTTCCGCGGTGGACCCGTGAGCCGGCGACCGGCGTGGGCGAACACGAGTCGAGGATCCCCGACGAGCTCGTGGCGGCATTGCGCCGTCTGGCGGACGAGCTGGGGGTGTCGTTCAGCTCGGTCTTGCTGACCGCGCACGCCAAGGTCCTGGCCGCTCTTTCGGGTGAGCGCGAGGTCTCGACCGGCTATGTCGCCCCGCAGGGCCGCTCGCCTTTGCTCTGCCGGATGACGACCGAACCGCACTCCTGGCGGGCGATGCTGCTGGAAACGCACCGAGCCGAGGTGGAGCTGCTGTCGCACGCCGACTTCGCGGTCGAGGATCTCGGGCGTGAGCTGGGCCTCACCCAGCCCTTGTTCGAGACCGTCTTCGATCCGACGGCCGCCGCCCGTGGCGAGCTCGCCGAGGGCACCGTCCTCCGGGTCGGCATCGAGGAACGGGACGGGATCGTAATCCGGCTGCGCCACAGAACGGACGTGCTGGACGCGGAGTGCGCCATGAGGATCGCCGGCTATCACATTACGGCGCTCGCCTGGGTCGCCGCCGACCCGGATGCCGAGCACGCGCGGCAGAGCCTGCTCTCCGGCGAGGAGCTGCGATTCCATCTCGATGGTCTCGCCGGCCCGCGCAGGAAGCTGCCGGACCGCCGAGTCCACGAACTGTTCGAGGAGCGCGTCCGTGCACACCCGGACGCCATCGCGGCCGTGCACGGCGACCGTCACTGGACCTACCGGCAGCTCAACGGCGGTGCCAATCAGCTGGCGCGAGCCCTGTTGGCGCGAGGGCTCGGCCGCGAAGGCATAGTCGCCGTGGCGACCGAGCGCAACCTGGACTGGATGGCCGCGGTGCTCGCCATCTTCAAGGCGGGCGGCGCGTACTTGCCGATCGAGCCCCGTTTCCCGGCCGATCGCATCGCGAGGATGCTCTCCCGGGCCGGGTGCCGGCTCGTGGTGACCGAACGCGGCAGCACGGCGACGCTCGACCGCGCGCTCGAGTCGATGTCCGGAGTCCAGACGCTCTACGTCGACACCGTCCACGAGGAAAACCACGCCGACGTCGATCTGGGTGTCCGCGTTTTCGCCGACCAGCTCGCCTACGTCTACTTCACCTCCGGCTCCACCGGTGAGCCCAAGGGCGTGATGTGCGAGCACGCGGGCATGCTGAACCACGTCTGCGCCAAGATCCATGACCTGGGCATCGGCGAGGGCGACGTGGTGGCCCAGACCGCACCCCAGTGCTTCGACATCTCGCTCTGGCAACTGGTCTCCGCGCTCCTGGTGGGTGGGCGCACGCTGCTGGTCGAACAGGAGGCCGTCCTGGACGCCGAGCGTTTCCTCGACAGGATCGTGGGCGGCAGGGTCGCCGTCGTTCAGGTCGTGCCGTCCTACCTCGAAGTCGTCCTGTCGTATCTGACGCTGCGCCCCCGCGAGCTCCCGGATCTGCGCTGCGTCTCGGTCACGGGCGAGGCGGTGAAGAAGGAGCTCGTGCAACGCTGGTTCGCGACCCAGCCTGCGATCAAGCTGGTCAACGCGTACGGGCTCACCGAGACCTCGGACGACACCAATCACGAGGTCATGGACCGCGCGCCCGACCGGGAGCGGGTTCCTCTCGGTCGCCCGATCCACAATGTGCACGTTTACGTTGTGGACCAGCACATGTCACCCGTACCGCTCGGCGCGCCCGGTGAGATCGTATTCTCCGGGGTGTGCGTCGGCCGTGGGTACATCAACGATTCCGAACGCACGCGACGCGCCTTCATGGCCGATCCACACCGTGAGGGGCGCCGCCTGTACCGGAGCGGCGACTATGGCCGCTGGCTTCCCGAAGGCAAGCTGGAGTTCCTCGGCCGCCGGGATACCCAGGTCAAGATCAGCGGCTTCCGGATCGAGATCGGCGAGATCGAGAACACCCTGCTGCGCTTGCATGGCGTCCGCGACTGCGCCGTCGTGGTCACCGGGCGGGTCGACCAAGGCAGGCGCCTCCTGGCCTTCTATTCCGGAGAGCGACCGCTCGATGCGAACGCGCTGCGGGACCGGTTGAGTGAGTCTCTGCCCGAGTACATGGTGCCATCAGCCTTCCACTGGCGGAGAGAGCTGCCGTTGACGGAGAACGGCAAGATCGACCGGAAGGCCTTGACGGCGCTCGCCGGAGAACTCGATGTCGCCGAGCAGGACCGCGACGGGCCGGGCACGGCGACCGAGCAGCGGCTGGCGGCCGCGTGGGCGGAGGTGCTCGGCATCGCGAAGTACGAGATCGGCCGGCGCGATCACTTCTTCGACCTGGGCGGCACGTCGCTGTCGGCCCTGAAGCTGGTGATCACCTTGGATCGTGCGGTGTCTTTGAAGGACCTCACCGACCACCCGATCCTAGCCGACCTGGCCACGCTGATCGATGGCAGGGCCGAGCGCCGCTCCCAGAACGGCAGCGCCTGA
- a CDS encoding peptide synthetase, with translation MNPESTVIEERRRAATLSSESVLAEVLAGVLGVDRVPVDRHFFEELGADSLVMAHFCARVRKRGDLPSISMQDVYRHPTIRSLAAALADAEPRAVQSPVPAPTEAVAPASRLEYVACGVLQLLSFLGYSYLAVLGAGLAYEWISAAPDMVEIYLRLVLCGAATFLVVCSVPILAKWVLIGRWKPGRIRLWSLAYVRFWFVKTLIRANPCALLFVGSPIYALYLRALGAKIGSGVAIFSRRIPVCTDLLTIGAGTIIRRESFFQCYRAHAGRIETGRVTVGRDAFIGEQTVLDIDTSMGDGAQLGHASALHSGQAIPAGERRHGCPAQRTEVDYLRVAPMPCGTLRRVSFSAGTLLLVFLVYLPFLEGTPYLLAQVVPSLARLLHPSAAGVGVLTLRELSIDALELSLILVFGAVLIGLPLVVTIPRLLNLFVEPDRVYPLYGFHDRVQRAITRVSNIKLFARLFGDSSYIVHYLSWLGYRLSPVEQTGSNFGTSVWQANPHLCSVGTGTMVADALAIINDEVSSTSFCVSRVSIGPHSFLGNGVTYPPGDRTGDNCLLATKVMVPLDGAIRENTGLLGSPCFEIPRTVDRDTRFDHLRIGEEFPRRLAAKNRHNIRTMGIFLFARWLGVFIVALLDLPAFALYDVAGHLATVGLLAASLLVSPLYFILVERCLVGFRSLGPIYCSIYDPRFWLYERLWKVPAMDYLHSFDGTAYKTFLWRLMGVRIGRRVFDDGAHIPERTLATIGDHCALNNGSHIQCHSQEDATFKSDHTTIGAGCTIGVGALVHYGVTMGDGSVLAAHSFLMKGEEVPAHARWGGNPAREM, from the coding sequence ATGAACCCTGAATCGACGGTGATCGAGGAGCGGCGCCGCGCCGCCACCCTTAGCTCCGAGAGCGTCCTCGCCGAAGTGCTGGCGGGTGTCCTGGGCGTCGACCGCGTGCCGGTCGATCGCCACTTCTTCGAGGAGCTGGGCGCCGACTCCCTGGTGATGGCCCATTTCTGTGCGCGGGTGAGGAAGCGAGGGGACCTGCCGTCGATATCGATGCAGGACGTCTACCGGCATCCGACGATCCGGAGCCTTGCAGCAGCGCTCGCCGACGCCGAGCCCCGCGCTGTCCAGTCGCCGGTGCCGGCACCGACCGAGGCGGTCGCACCGGCGAGCAGGTTGGAGTACGTCGCCTGTGGAGTGCTGCAGCTCCTGTCGTTTCTCGGCTATTCCTACCTTGCCGTGCTCGGCGCAGGCTTGGCCTACGAATGGATCTCCGCGGCCCCGGACATGGTCGAGATCTACTTGCGGCTCGTGCTATGCGGCGCCGCGACCTTTCTCGTCGTGTGCAGCGTGCCGATCCTGGCGAAATGGGTGCTCATCGGTCGCTGGAAGCCCGGGAGGATCCGTCTCTGGAGCCTGGCGTACGTCCGCTTCTGGTTCGTCAAGACCTTGATCCGGGCGAACCCGTGCGCCCTCCTGTTCGTCGGTTCTCCTATCTACGCGCTGTACCTGAGGGCGCTCGGCGCGAAGATCGGCTCGGGCGTCGCGATCTTCTCCCGCCGAATACCGGTATGCACCGACCTGCTCACCATCGGCGCGGGAACGATCATTCGCAGGGAGTCGTTCTTCCAGTGCTACCGGGCGCATGCAGGTCGAATCGAGACCGGAAGGGTCACGGTCGGCCGGGACGCCTTCATCGGCGAGCAGACTGTGCTCGACATCGACACGTCGATGGGGGATGGGGCGCAACTCGGTCACGCCTCAGCGCTGCACAGCGGCCAGGCGATACCCGCCGGCGAGCGACGGCATGGATGTCCGGCACAGCGCACGGAGGTGGACTACCTGAGAGTCGCGCCAATGCCCTGCGGCACGCTGCGACGGGTCTCCTTCTCCGCCGGCACGCTGCTCCTGGTCTTCCTCGTGTACCTGCCGTTCCTCGAGGGGACTCCGTACCTGCTCGCGCAGGTCGTGCCGTCGCTGGCAAGGCTTCTGCATCCGAGTGCCGCAGGCGTCGGCGTCTTGACGTTACGGGAGCTCTCGATCGACGCACTGGAACTCTCGCTGATTCTGGTCTTCGGCGCCGTTCTCATCGGCCTGCCCCTCGTGGTCACGATCCCTCGCCTTTTGAACCTGTTTGTCGAGCCGGACAGGGTCTATCCGTTATATGGCTTCCACGACAGGGTACAGCGGGCGATCACGCGCGTGAGCAACATCAAGCTCTTCGCCCGTCTGTTCGGCGACAGCTCCTACATCGTCCACTATCTGAGCTGGCTGGGGTACCGCCTGTCCCCGGTCGAGCAGACCGGGTCGAACTTCGGCACCTCGGTGTGGCAGGCAAACCCCCACTTGTGTTCCGTCGGCACCGGCACGATGGTCGCCGACGCGCTGGCGATCATCAACGACGAAGTCTCGAGCACGTCGTTCTGCGTGTCTCGCGTATCGATCGGGCCGCACAGCTTCCTGGGCAATGGCGTCACCTATCCACCGGGAGACCGGACCGGCGACAACTGCCTGCTGGCGACCAAGGTGATGGTTCCGCTGGACGGCGCGATTCGCGAGAACACAGGCCTGCTCGGCTCACCCTGCTTCGAGATTCCACGAACCGTCGACCGGGACACCCGATTCGATCATCTTCGGATCGGGGAGGAGTTCCCCCGCCGCCTTGCGGCCAAGAACCGGCACAATATCCGCACCATGGGGATCTTCCTCTTCGCGCGGTGGCTCGGCGTCTTCATCGTCGCCCTGCTGGACCTTCCCGCCTTCGCGCTTTACGACGTGGCGGGACATCTGGCCACGGTCGGGCTCCTGGCGGCGAGCCTCTTGGTCAGCCCGTTGTATTTCATTTTGGTGGAGCGCTGCCTGGTCGGATTCCGTTCGCTCGGGCCCATCTACTGCTCCATCTACGACCCGCGGTTCTGGCTGTACGAGCGCCTGTGGAAGGTGCCCGCCATGGACTACCTCCACTCCTTCGACGGCACCGCGTACAAGACCTTCCTCTGGCGTTTGATGGGGGTTCGGATCGGCAGGAGGGTCTTTGACGACGGCGCCCACATACCCGAGCGAACGCTCGCCACCATCGGGGACCACTGCGCGCTCAACAACGGGAGCCATATCCAATGCCACTCACAGGAGGACGCCACCTTCAAATCCGACCACACCACGATTGGTGCCGGCTGCACGATTGGCGTCGGCGCGCTGGTCCACTACGGAGTGACGATGGGTGACGGCTCCGTTCTCGCCGCCCACTCCTTTCTCATGAAGGGAGAGGAGGTGCCGGCACACGCGCGCTGGGGTGGAAACCCGGCCAGGGAGATGTGA
- the sbnB gene encoding 2,3-diaminopropionate biosynthesis protein SbnB, with product MPFELSIINGKTVSDIIRADREECIEIVRGAYLTHANGRSVNPDSYFLRFSDKPDCRIIALPAYLGDGFDVAGLKWIASFPGNVQRGFPRASAVLVLNRYDTGYPFAILESSIISASRTAASAVLAAHWLGGRSRRARSLGIVGTGFIARYVYEFLIDTGWAIEEVRLYDLVPLESEKFRNTACRPERHRTVTIVPDVAQLVRACDLIVFTTVASTPYITDPALFEHNPLVLHISLRDLAPEILLRSQNVVDDVEHVMKANTSPHLAEKRTGDRSFVSGTLADIMLERRFVDRSRPIIFSPFGMGMLDLAVGKWVYDKAVAAGRDLRLSDFFYEVVR from the coding sequence GTGCCGTTCGAGCTTTCGATCATCAATGGTAAGACCGTCTCCGACATCATCCGCGCCGATCGGGAGGAATGCATCGAGATCGTGCGGGGGGCGTATCTCACGCACGCCAACGGACGGTCCGTCAACCCCGATAGCTACTTCTTGCGGTTCTCCGACAAGCCCGATTGCCGGATCATCGCGCTTCCTGCCTACCTGGGAGACGGCTTCGACGTGGCCGGGCTGAAGTGGATCGCCAGTTTCCCCGGCAACGTCCAGCGAGGTTTTCCGCGTGCCTCGGCCGTCCTCGTGCTCAATCGTTACGACACCGGTTACCCCTTTGCCATACTCGAGAGTTCGATCATCTCGGCCTCACGGACAGCCGCTTCGGCCGTTCTCGCCGCGCACTGGCTGGGGGGGCGATCGCGGCGGGCCCGCTCGCTGGGAATCGTGGGCACCGGGTTCATCGCCCGGTATGTCTACGAGTTCCTGATCGACACGGGGTGGGCGATCGAGGAAGTACGGTTGTACGACCTGGTGCCTCTCGAGAGCGAGAAGTTCAGAAACACCGCCTGCCGTCCCGAGCGGCACCGCACGGTCACGATTGTCCCCGACGTGGCACAACTCGTCAGGGCCTGCGATCTGATCGTCTTCACGACCGTGGCTTCGACGCCCTACATCACCGACCCTGCCCTCTTCGAACACAACCCGTTGGTGCTGCATATTTCGCTTCGCGATCTAGCACCCGAGATCCTCCTCAGGTCGCAGAACGTGGTGGACGACGTCGAGCACGTCATGAAGGCGAACACCTCTCCCCATCTCGCCGAGAAGCGGACGGGAGACAGAAGCTTCGTGTCGGGCACGCTTGCCGACATCATGCTCGAACGCCGATTTGTCGATCGCAGCCGTCCGATCATCTTCTCGCCCTTCGGCATGGGGATGCTCGACCTGGCGGTCGGCAAGTGGGTGTATGACAAAGCGGTCGCCGCCGGCAGGGACCTGCGCCTGTCGGACTTCTTCTACGAGGTCGTGCGATGA
- the sbnA gene encoding 2,3-diaminopropionate biosynthesis protein SbnA, whose product MPRHNGTSTRTPISQLGRVSRKWAPFESRLGIETDRVGLPTAGPPSPLAARLELLGNLLRPTPHVPLAMKGIHLFAKLEYVNPVGSIKDRSAYWILKRAAERGEIRDETTVIESSSGNFAAALAAFTHLVGLKFIPVIDPKISSTYESFLRRICPKVVKVEDLDDTGGFLKTRLEMVKHLCATVPNPYWTNQYGNLDAMEAHYELTAGEICADFDSLDYVFIGVSTGGTIAGVSRRLKERYPNVRVIAVDTEGSVIFGGAPRKRHIPGIGSSIVPPLLSHAEIDDVVLVPEREAIQACRELLTIHGLFAGGSSGSAFAAIKRYSEKMTRSKRPTVLFLCADRGTAYLDTVFDASWVSRLE is encoded by the coding sequence ATGCCTCGGCACAATGGCACATCGACACGGACGCCCATTTCGCAATTGGGCAGGGTATCTCGCAAATGGGCCCCCTTCGAATCTCGACTTGGAATAGAAACGGACCGGGTCGGCCTCCCGACCGCCGGTCCGCCCTCACCTCTCGCCGCGCGCTTGGAACTGCTGGGCAATCTGCTACGACCCACCCCGCACGTGCCATTGGCCATGAAGGGCATCCACCTATTTGCCAAACTGGAGTATGTCAACCCGGTTGGCAGCATCAAGGACCGCTCCGCCTACTGGATCCTAAAGCGAGCCGCCGAGCGAGGTGAGATCCGCGACGAGACGACGGTGATCGAATCCTCCTCTGGGAATTTCGCCGCCGCTCTCGCAGCCTTCACTCACCTGGTCGGCCTGAAATTCATCCCGGTTATCGACCCCAAGATTTCCAGCACGTACGAGTCGTTCCTCCGGCGCATCTGCCCAAAGGTGGTGAAGGTCGAGGACCTGGACGACACGGGCGGATTTCTGAAGACCCGCCTGGAGATGGTGAAGCATCTTTGCGCCACCGTTCCGAACCCGTACTGGACGAACCAGTACGGAAATCTGGACGCCATGGAGGCGCACTACGAGCTCACGGCGGGCGAGATCTGCGCCGATTTCGACTCGCTCGATTATGTCTTCATCGGCGTCAGCACCGGGGGAACGATCGCCGGGGTGTCGCGCCGCCTCAAGGAGCGCTATCCGAACGTTCGGGTCATCGCCGTCGATACGGAAGGTTCCGTCATCTTCGGCGGGGCGCCCCGCAAACGTCATATTCCGGGCATCGGGTCGAGCATCGTCCCACCGTTGTTGTCGCATGCCGAGATCGACGACGTCGTATTGGTTCCCGAGCGCGAGGCCATTCAGGCGTGCCGGGAACTCCTCACGATCCATGGATTGTTCGCCGGCGGCTCCAGCGGGTCCGCGTTCGCGGCCATCAAGCGCTACTCGGAGAAGATGACAAGGTCCAAGCGGCCCACCGTGCTGTTCCTGTGCGCGGACCGCGGTACGGCATATCTCGACACGGTGTTCGATGCGAGCTGGGTGTCCAGGCTCGAGTAG
- a CDS encoding transcriptional regulator, whose protein sequence is MNSKEFAKQLEGLAALDEPVRRKLYLYVVGRGGDVSRDEAARSTRVSRALAAFHLDKLVEADLLQATFRRLSGRKGPGAGRPSKLYRRSSAQFDVSLPQRRYELAAHVLAHALAKAGAGATLEALRNAARECGKRLAEESAAGTGRGGPLSRAARALKALGFEPQGTTGGEGEVVLRNCPFDSLRTESRDLICPMNLALIEGLLAGLGVKGVRARLAPHAGTCCVALKGSRR, encoded by the coding sequence ATGAATTCCAAGGAGTTCGCCAAACAGCTGGAAGGTCTCGCGGCTCTCGACGAGCCGGTTCGCCGGAAGCTCTACCTGTACGTGGTCGGGCGGGGTGGGGATGTCAGTCGGGACGAGGCGGCCCGGTCGACGCGGGTGTCTCGCGCTCTGGCGGCCTTCCACCTCGACAAGCTTGTGGAAGCGGACCTCCTACAAGCCACGTTCCGCAGGCTCTCGGGTCGCAAGGGTCCAGGCGCCGGGCGCCCGTCGAAGCTCTACCGCCGCTCTTCCGCACAGTTCGACGTGAGCCTCCCGCAGCGCCGCTACGAGCTTGCTGCGCACGTACTCGCCCACGCGCTGGCCAAGGCGGGAGCCGGCGCCACGCTGGAGGCGCTGCGAAACGCGGCCCGCGAATGTGGCAAGCGGCTGGCTGAGGAATCCGCTGCGGGCACAGGACGGGGCGGCCCCCTCAGCCGGGCGGCGCGGGCGCTGAAGGCCCTCGGCTTTGAACCGCAGGGAACGACCGGCGGTGAAGGCGAAGTAGTGCTACGCAACTGCCCCTTCGATTCGCTCCGGACCGAGTCCAGAGACCTGATTTGCCCGATGAATCTCGCGTTGATCGAGGGTCTACTCGCTGGTCTTGGAGTGAAGGGGGTGCGAGCGAGGCTCGCTCCACACGCGGGAACGTGCTGCGTGGCCCTGAAAGGTTCGCGACGCTGA